The genomic stretch TGAGTCGGATACTGGTCGCAGTTACGGTTGATGAGGAATTCCCCACCCCAGCGGATATTCCCCTGGGGATCGAAAAACCAGTGGTCTATGCAGTCGTGGGAGTGTGCGCAGTGACAGTGGACAATCTCGCCGAACAGCCCCTGCCGCACCATGTTGAGCACCGAAAGGTTGTCGCTCCTGAAGCTCCAGTTCTCGAGCATCATGCAGGGGACGCCGGTCTGTTCATGCGTTTTCACGAGATCCCAGCTCTGGTCGAGAGTGATCGCGCAGGGCACTTCGACGCCGACATACTTGCCGTGCTTCATGCCGTAAACCGCCATCGGGGTATGGAGCTGCCATGGTGTCGCGATTATAACCGCATCGATGTCGTCACGTTCCATGAGTTTTTCATAGATGTGATCGTTCTGAGAGTACCCCTCGGGTTTCGGACGGCCGGTTTTTGTCACGATATCCTGAGCCATTGTCAGATTCTCGACATTGATGTCACAGAGGGCCGGAAACTCGACTCCCTCCATGTCCGCCATGACACCGAGCAGCGACCGTCCGCGATTGCCGGTGCCGACCACGCCGACTCGCACGTTCTTCCCTTGGGCAAAGGTCTTCTTTGAAGATGCCAGCGCCATTCCTACCGTCGAAGCAGTTCCCGCCTTGATGAATTTCCTGCGATTGAGATGAGCAGCCATAATACATACCCCGGAATAATTGTTCTTACCACAGAGAACACTGAATTCTCCGATTTTATGCTGGTATTATATTATTATCAGGCGTAGATAACTAATATATAATCAAAATATCATATTTCCACTGGTATTGACAACAGTAAAAAACGTGGTTTTCACAGGAAATAATATATCTGGGTAAGTGATTGTTATTCTTTTATGTTCTGTACGATTGCACCGGTCTTTTTATTCTTGAGGATCAGCTTCGTACGGCCATCGGGCATTGTCTCTTCCTTGATGAGGAAAAACTGACTGTCATACTCGACCGCGGCTTTAGTATCCGCGGCTTTCTCCGGGCCGCGCCAGATTTCTAGCCCGACCGGCTCCCATTTTTTCGACTGCACCGAGCGGTAACAGGCATCCATGATCGCATTGACAATATACCCGTCGTAGAAGGTCTCCCCGGGCGTGGTGTCGTTATCGAGCGCATCGAGCATATCGGCGAACATATCGACATAACCGAGCTCGTGCACCTCGTCTCCGACCGGGAAGAGCCAGCCGGTTTCGCTCTCTGCTTTCTCGGCCACATACCCGCCTTTACCGACCGATGTGTACATCTCGAAACCCGTGCGGAGAAAATGGTCGAGCCAGATGGTTCCCTCAGTCCCGGAGACTTCGTCGCGGAGATCCATCCCGCCGCGGAATGTCCAGCTTACCTCGAACTGACCGATTGCGCCGTTTTCGTACTTCACGAGCCCTATGGCATGATCCTCCGCTTCGATAGGATGCACTTGTGTGGCAGCCCAGCACATGACCTCGACCGGCCTGATGTCTTTCCCGATAAAATTCCTGCCGATCTCGATACAGTGGCAGCCCATGTCGATGATTGCCCCACCACCGGCCTGCCCGATATCCAAAAACCAGGCGCTGTGCGGGCCGGGATGCGTCTCGCGCGACCGTGTCCACAACACTTTTCCGAGAGCGCCTTTCCGTACGGAATCTATCGATTTGAGTGTTTTGGGAGTGTAGACGAGGTCTTCGAGATAGCCATGGAACACGCCCGCCTGCTCGACCGCATCGAGCATCTCACGGGCTTCCTCAGCATTGCAGGCAAGCGGTTTGGTGCAGAGAACCGCTTTCCCGGCTTCGGCGGCCATGAGCGCGGCCTCCCTGTGGAGGTTGTTGGGCAAGCCGATAACAACGACATCCGTCTCGGGATCGTGAATCGCTTCTCCCATATCGGTTGTCCACCGGGGAATGCCCCAGTCTTCCGCAAACTTCCGCGCCCGTTCGGGAGAGCGTGAATAAACCGTATGAACCCTGTCACTGCGCCGTTTTCCGTGAAGTGTCATGGTGTAGAACATTCCGATAAGACCGGTGCCGAGCATCGTTATGGAGCGCATCGTTTCATCTCCTTTTCGGGCTTTTTATTTCTTAACCCGGAATACTCATGAAAATATTCAGCCACGAAGACACAAAATGATATAACATATTATTTATACTATCTTTAAAAATTACCAGCCGTTAACATACGAAAAACACAAAATACAAATCCGTCAAAATCCGCGTTCTATTCAATTTTTATGAATAGATCGGGTCAAACGAAATCTCATGTTTTACCTG from bacterium encodes the following:
- a CDS encoding Gfo/Idh/MocA family oxidoreductase, translated to MAAHLNRRKFIKAGTASTVGMALASSKKTFAQGKNVRVGVVGTGNRGRSLLGVMADMEGVEFPALCDINVENLTMAQDIVTKTGRPKPEGYSQNDHIYEKLMERDDIDAVIIATPWQLHTPMAVYGMKHGKYVGVEVPCAITLDQSWDLVKTHEQTGVPCMMLENWSFRSDNLSVLNMVRQGLFGEIVHCHCAHSHDCIDHWFFDPQGNIRWGGEFLINRNCDQYPTHSLGPVISWLDINCGDYFDYITSTASDSKGINAYFIRKFGADHPNAKRKYKQGDIVTSVVRTIKGKSIVINYDMQLPRPYDNRWMLQGTLGIYNEQRNSLYITDKSPEYHQWEPFPPYMERYNHFWYSDKEWTAGLEKGHGGTDYLELLLFLTAVRNKTQTPIDVYDSVIMSCIVPLSEQSIASGSKPVKCPDFTGGRWKTKKPTFGVKA
- a CDS encoding Gfo/Idh/MocA family oxidoreductase, yielding MRSITMLGTGLIGMFYTMTLHGKRRSDRVHTVYSRSPERARKFAEDWGIPRWTTDMGEAIHDPETDVVVIGLPNNLHREAALMAAEAGKAVLCTKPLACNAEEAREMLDAVEQAGVFHGYLEDLVYTPKTLKSIDSVRKGALGKVLWTRSRETHPGPHSAWFLDIGQAGGGAIIDMGCHCIEIGRNFIGKDIRPVEVMCWAATQVHPIEAEDHAIGLVKYENGAIGQFEVSWTFRGGMDLRDEVSGTEGTIWLDHFLRTGFEMYTSVGKGGYVAEKAESETGWLFPVGDEVHELGYVDMFADMLDALDNDTTPGETFYDGYIVNAIMDACYRSVQSKKWEPVGLEIWRGPEKAADTKAAVEYDSQFFLIKEETMPDGRTKLILKNKKTGAIVQNIKE